DNA sequence from the Malus sylvestris chromosome 10, drMalSylv7.2, whole genome shotgun sequence genome:
CTTGTTCATTAGAAAGGTGTGGAGATAGACAAAAAATAAGGCTCGGGCTATAATGGATTTACCTTCCCCTACCAACAAAGTACAATTGCAAAGGCTACTGGGGAAAATCAACTTCTTAAGGAGATTTATTGCTAATCTGGCGGGCAAAATCCAACCATTAACTCCTTTACTAAGACTGAAGAATCAAGAAGAGTTTGAATGGGGGCCACAACACCAAGAGGCTTTTGATAAAGTGAAAGCCTGCCTAGCCTTTCCACCAGTACTCATGCCCCCTCAAAGGGGGAAACCTTTGAAGCTCTATATTTCTACCTCTAAAAAATCAATAGGAAGCTTACTGGCCCAGAACAATGAAGGGAGAAAGAAGCAAGCAATATATTACCTCAACAAGATTCTTACTGAGGTAGAAGCAAGATATACCCCAATTGAGAAGCTATGTTTAACCTTATACTTCACTACCTACAAgttaaggcattacatgttgccTTGCCATATCCATATCATTGCCAAGACTGATGTGATCAAATACATGCTTTCTAAGCCAATGCTAACAGGAagaattgggaaatggattTTAGCACTTTCAGAGTTCAGTTTTCAATATGTGCCTCAAAAAGCAATAAAGGGCAAGCAATTGTATACTTCTTGACCGAGCACCAAGAATCACAGGATGAACTTGTCAACATCCCAAGAACTCTGGAAGTGGCCAGTCTTTGGGTTCCACCCAGTAACGATCACTCAGGCAAGGAAGAATGGATACATCAAAGGTAAAAAGAATAACCAGCCTATGGATCACTCATTTGAGGTTATATTTGGATGGGCCGTGTACTCAACATGATGTTGGAGCTAGGATTGTCATCATTTGATCCCAATGGAGTTCAACATTGCTACTTATTCCTTCTAGATTATCAAGATACCACTAACAATCGAGCAGAGTACGAGGCATTGATAATTGACTTAGAAATTCTAACAGAGTTAGGGGCAACTGAAGTTGAGGTGCTTGGTGATTCAGAGTTGGTGATTAATTAGTTGAATGGAGATTACAAGTGCAGACACATCACAATGGTAGGTTATTATTTGGCAGCCACTCAGTTGTTGATTTATTAGGGTACTGAAGTATTAGTCAATCATATTCCCAGATAAGCAAATTTAATTGCTAATGAGATGGCACAATTGGCTTTTGGAGCACAAGTTCAAGAGAGAAGGTTTGAGGTGAATGTGGAGGTACAAAGAAGGAATATTTCTTCTATCTTTAAGAGAGGATTCAGCCTAGATGTAATGACTAAAGAACCTAAGATAGAAGACTAGAGAAAATCAATCATTCAATACTTGAAAGACCCTTCTTGCCTCACAAGTAAGAAGATTAGGTAGCAAGCAACTAAGTTTGTCATGTGGGACAAAACATTGTTAATGAAAACTCCAAATGGACTCCTATTGAAATGCTTAGGCTTGGAAAAGTCAATGAGAGTGATGGCTGAAATACATGAAGGTATTTGTGGAGCACATCAAGCTAAGACCAAGATGAGGTGGTTGTTAAGAAGGTATGGCTACTTttggcccgacatggaaaaagattgtaaAGCTTATGCCAGAGGTTATGAAGAATGTCAAAAGCATAGACCCCTTCAGCATATACCCTCAGTACCCTTAAATCTAGTGGTGAAGCCTTAGCCTTTCAGatgatgggcaatggacttcatcgaACAGATTTACCGAGTTTCTAGCAAAGGGCATACCTTCAtaattgttgcaacatactactttaccaaatgggtggaagctTTAGCTGTGAATACTATTACTTCAACTGTTGTCAATAGATTCATTGAAACCAAGATCTTACACAGATATGGGGTAACCAAGACGATTGTCACAGACAGAATGCCATTTTTATCTCGAAAGAAGTAGAGGAATTTGCAAACAAgttcaaaataaagatgatccagtaTAGCCTTTATTATCCCAATCAAATGGCTAAGCAGAAGCTAGCAATAAGGTCTTGGTGAATATTATGAAGAGAATGATGGCAGATAGCCCAGAAAGATGACATGAGAAGTTGGGAGATACTCTTTGGGCTTACAGAACCTTAAAGAGAGCAGAAACTATGACCACCCTTTATGCCTTAACCTTCGGGCAAAATGTTGTGCTCCCTATGGAAATCAATATACGTTATGTAAGGCTTTAAAACCAGTTTAGTCTACGTAATGAGAAATACATTCAGGCCATATGTCAAGGGATTGAAGATTTGGATAGAGCTCAAATTGAAACCTTGAACAAAATCCAAGAAGGAAATAGGGTTGTTGCCTAAGCATacaacaagaaagtaaaattgAAAACCTTCAAGGATAGAGAGTTGGTATGGAAGGCAGTTTTACCCTTGGGTGCCAAGTTAGAGGTTTTGGGAAGTGGAGTCTCACTTGGGAGGGTCCTTTCATCATCAACCAAGTGTTAGACCGATAAGGCtattacttggcagatttgGAAGAAAACTTGCAAAGATATCCAGTCAATGCCaagtttttaaagaagtatCACCCAACTCTGTAggatgttaaagattgttatacCGAGGAGGCCTAAACGTTGCAATGAGTGTTGGAACCATTTTATGCATTTAACACAGTTTAGCCTAAAAGCTGTGAATAAGTcagtttcatttcatttcatcaaAGGAAGAAGATACAAAGACTTTAGCCTAACAGTTTTACATATTTAGCTAATGCAGCTATCCTAGAGTGATAGGTTTGCATGATTGTGAAAATTCGGCCTGGCTCTTCTAAGGCAATGTTACTGTTAGGTAATTGGGCTTCAACATCCTCCACTTCCAGATTAACCTTCTTCACTTCTTCAATTTTCTGGTAAAGTTTGCTCGAGAGAGTCATCTGCTCAGCCTTCAGTGCTGAAAACTGCTTTTCCAACTTCTGGATTTCAGAAGTCACCATCATGATCATGTCCTCTATGGCTGACCCTTCTTCCACTAGATGCTACAGAGAAGTATAAGTCCTGGTATGCTTCTCTTTGTAGCACTTGACCCGGTTTGCTTGCCTCTCTGCACGAAGGTGGTGATCCCTCAAGGCCTTCAAGTTCTCGAAAAATGAGATGAAGGACTCGTACTAGACCTTCGACATTTGTTGAGCCTTGAATAACTCAGTCAGAGGATTCTCAGCTTCTTGGAGAACCTTCAGGCTGAAGAAAGCAGTGAAGTCCCTTTGCATCCACTCCTTAAAGATCCGGCGTTGATCTTGGAGGTTTTGAGGCTTAGAGGGAAACCTTAGAGACCTCAGCCTTTTCCTAATTTTCCTGAACTCTCTGACCAGTTTGGGCAAGGAGTTTGTTGAGGGAATGGATGCAAGAGGTGGAGACATCACTCCAATTCCCCCAGAGGCAGCAACAGTGGAGTTAGCTTCAGTAGAGATGGGAATAATAGACCCAGACACAGAAGTAACATTAACAGCTTTCTTGGGCTAAGGGATGGGAACCCCTATGACCCCAAAGGCATTGGGAGGCATTGGGAGGCCTGGGAATGCCAAGGAAACTTGCCCGAGCCCTTACCAAAAGCCTGTTTTTACATAAGACAAATAATGAGTTAGAGATTGAGTCATACTTAAGTTAAAAAAAGAAGTAGAAATGAGAAGACTTTTATACTTGAACTGGCCCTTGAGTTTTGGGATGAGGCGCCTATGTGGTCACAGCTGCCTTGGGAAATGCAGATGGGCTAGCCCGAGAAACAGTTTGAGGAGTCCGCGGGCTAGTCACTTCTGAGGCCACAAATATCTCAGGGACTATTAGCTCCCTAAATATTGTTGGTGGTTGCTTTGTGGCTTCATGCACTGGAGAAGACTGAGAGAAGGCATAACTAAGTATAAGTACAAGTTAACGGATAACTTAAAAGGAAATTCATAAAGGATTGAGGAAAAAAGTACTTATTGAAGTGCTATCATCTTCCATGAAGTGCAACATCTCCTCAATTATTGGATTAAACTGGGAAGTGGGAGTCATCACCATGGCTGGAGGAGGAGCAGCAGAAAAGTTAGGGACTGAAGATTACCCAACCTGATAAGCAAATACCCTAACCTTAGCCTAGTAAATGAGAAAAATGGATGTTAGTTTCGAAACTTCAAAAATCATAAGCTTAACCAGGAATGAGATAGAAGTATGCCTTTGAGGGCTTGGCCCGACGAGGGAAAAAATGTGCTGCTCGGGCTGGAGGAAATGAAGGCTCGTGCTGGGAGATCCTTTTGCCTCGGATATCCTATTACAAGCAAATAAGCAAAGAATTAGCACAAGGGTCAAAGAAAGTGAACTTCAAAAATAACTTCATGCTTAAGAAATAAAGGTCATACCTTTAACTCCTCGAGGATCGTGTCGATGACCTCCTTGTCTTCCTGTCGTACTTCTGCGCCTGACTGCGATCCTTGGGAAGTGGGGATAGGTTTCTTAGTAGCAAGAGGCCATAATTACAAAAGATGAGGAGTGTTAGTTCAAACTTGGGGAAAGTTGGAACTGAAAAAAGAAGACTAAGGCTAAAATCACTTACTAGAGAATTTTTGCTTATTTCTGCCTGTTTCAATTGGATAGGCAGATGAGGGCTTTGAGGACTGAAAAGTCTGTGACCTGGTCCTCTTTTTTGTGAGAGTTGTCTTTGAGATAGGAAGAGCAAGTCAAGGCTGGGGCATCTCCTTGGGCTCATACTCTGAAGTCTCCAATACGGTCGGCCCTGCCAGCCGAGGTGCCCGCTTATCCACCTCAGGCCCAACCTCGGCCTCTGATTCGATGAAGAGTTCAGAAATGTTTCCAACATTTTTAATTGCTTGGCTAGACCCTACCCCTTACCTTGCTGCCTTAGCAACAGCCTCCTCAAGAACCAGAGCATCTGCAACTTCTTCTTTTGGCCCGATATCCACTTCAGTGTTGCCTTGGGCTGCAAGACCAAAATAAAAGTTAGTAAATGACGGATTATGGAAGCATCACCAAAAGAAGCAAAATAGAAGTAGCAAGGTGTACCTATGAGAATAAGCTAGTTCTTTTGGTTAATTGCCCCCTTCCAGCTCTCAAGTTCATCTTTTTTCTGGAAGGATTTGAAAAAGAATTGCCCGAATAGGCGATTGTGTGCCTCTCTGATATCATCATCATACTTTTTTGACCACTTGGCCTTCCACCAAGTGGCAAAGAATGGAGTACACTCAAAATTGAGGGCCACATGCTTGTGTGTTATACAGCTTATCACTTTCAAACTGCGCCGAGCAACCCGAAATGTCACGTCGACGGGAAAGCGGAGGCAGAAGGAAGTCACACAACGCATAAAGTCAAAGTAGAGCATTGGGATGGCCTACTTAAATCCCAGGTGCCTACCACAGAAATTAGGGTGGTAGACTTCTAGCTCGCGCTCGTAGCCCATGCGATCGTTTCGAACTCCTCAAGCCAGGTCCCATTGTTGGATACAGCTCACAAATTTCTCCTTGCAATAGCCAATGGCATCCTCTCCAAAAACATCTTGGAAGATCTGGTCCAAGAACCATGGGTACCTCCTAAGCACAAGAAGCACATCACTCCAAGTCTGCCTGAGTTCGACAGACTCTAAAGAAGTATAAGTAGGTACGGGTCGAATGGTTCATAAAAGACACATCTACCATAATACGGGCTGAAGCTACTCCTTCAATGAACTCCAAGTTTGGCGCCCGAAACTCAGAGAAATATCACTGAAGCCATAACTGGAGCACCTAGGTTGGCCAGTTAAAGTTGGTCTCGAATGGCTCGCCTCTAGTCATTTCGTAGAGAATGTGGTAGAGGTGTGCTAGGAGAAAAGACCCCGTGGCCACATCATAAAAGGAGTGTAAGGCCTCCACCAGTGGGATCTACTCCAGCTTCACTCATTTGGATTTGTTCAGAAACACATGTTTGTTCAACCAATATATGAGGAAATACATGTGTTCCTGAGCCCTATCTGCAGTGGAGGATGGAGGCCTGGAAATCTTTTTGGTAAACAGGATGAAGCTTGCAAATGACGTCTTATAGCTTTTGAATGTTGAAGAGTTTATACTCCAGACGAGTGATGGACTCAGATGCGCCCGATCTTTCAGCAATCGGGTAAGAAGGGGATGACCAATCATGAGTGATGTCCATGCACCTGCCGAGGGCCTTAGTCTGAATACTTGAGCCATGTCTAGAGCTGTAGGAGACATGAGACTCATTCCAAAGTCGAATGTGTTGGTCCCATTGGTCCCattgatccttatttaacataatttttcaccgattgaccaaaatgattgatggtggacaatctcaagaaccacttctattgatttcaaatctcagggaccaaaatgaggagttaggCAAATCTCATTTTGGCCAAAAAGCcttaaaagaatttaaaaaaaaattaacattctATTAATATAGCACTAGCACCCTTCTCTCTTCCATCTTCCTCCGCCGCCTCAGTCTGCAATACCAAAAACCAAGCATTTTCTGACTCAGGAGTCACCTCCATCTACACCAAAACATCTATCCTCCACCTAACAACCATATCATGCTCCACCCTTCATCACTCAACTAAAATCTCGATTTGGCACCATCATCTTCTGTCATGTTGCTTCATCATCAtgatttgagtttttcatgGATATGCTattatttcctttaattttttgtttctttggttttttttttaaaacctctGTGCAGATCACTGGTTTTGGGATTTAGCTAATCGAGTCTTTCAGTGGCATATAGGGCGCTCACGACGGAGGTGGAGTCGTTGATTCAATGGGAAGAGGACATGGTGGGGCCGAATCTAGGGCGGCAATGGTTTTTGTAGAGGGCTCGGAGGAATCGGAGGGAGAGGAAGGCAGGGGAAAGGGTGATGAGAATGAggcatattttttaaaaataaaatattcgtTTATTGATTGTATAAAGGAATAAACTATTTAAATTTAGTAGGGCAGATGGCGTTACTTGATTGGAAGGGAACACCACCTGCTAATGATGGGGTGGGGTTCAGATTGTTCGAAAAATTCATCTACTCACATTATTATAGGATAGTTTGGAATTGTGGTGCTTTTAATAAAAACAGCTTAATAAAATATCAGGAACattaaatgtgtttggtaaaacaaaaaaaaatgttttttttttaaactgttGTTTATGTCAGTAGAAAAgcataaaaacacaaaacaaggcataccatgcttctaaaaaaaagttttttttttttttttttccaaagcatAGTAATCAGTGcttatttaataaaattttcgaATAACAAGTATACccatatattttacaaaattacaatcatcGCCACTACATTATTCTCTAtgacaattattatatcacattaaatacCATATCTCTAGTCATTTAGTATATCCACAacaatttgtataaaaaaatttcgaaacactcaaacactgctttttttttttgttaaaaatactTTTACAAAAAGAAGTTTCTCAAACACTCAACAACTATATTTTACAGCTTTTTATTCTCACATCACAGTAGAAGTAGTTTTTTTAAGAGGTGTGATATCCATACACTCCCTTTTACTTCTTAGAcaacccttgttaatttatatcatttcattttggctaaatcgttaaaatggtccctgagatttacataactcatcactttggtccatgagattccaaatcaatgaaagtggtccctgagattgtccaccatccaacattttggtccttccgttaaaaatttcgttaagtgtcccggagctcttagccggaagtttgggcaattttcaaagcttcgtaactcaatcttttcttaaccaaattcgacccataatatatcaaaatgaagataggaaagtgtagaataagattatatctatttcTAAGCCCAATAGTtaccggagatggccggaaaatagcctcaaagttgactggtctgaataaaaacttgaaaactcatcGGAAACTGGGTCAAACCAAGTCGAAAAAGGTAACATTAAACATTCATAatttcttcaatacttaacgaaataaagtgattcaaaaacgaaaatcatacttctctaCAAGAAGACGAGAATGGTACCTTTGTCAActtggtttggccggaaaacggctcgaaagtggctgtcttgatctcgagttagccactttggagccgttttctggccaaaccacaacgagttagccataaaaaaaagtaccattctcttcttctcgtcgagaagtatgattttcgtttttcgttgagtattgaagaagttatgaatgtttaaagtttacccagttttcggcgagttttcaagttttcacttggaccagtcaactttgaggctattttccggccatctccggcaaccattgggcttataaataggtataatcttattctacactttcctatcttcattttgatatattatggatcgaatttggttaagaaacgattgagttacgaaactttgaaaattgcccaaatttTCGGTTAAGAGTTtcaggacacttaacggagtttttaacggaatgaccaaaatgatggatggtggacaatctcagggaccatttttatcgatttggaatcttagGGTCCAAAGttatgagttatgcaaatctcaatgaccattttgacgatttacccttttattttctttaattcatttcatccgacggtcataataaaaaatatgtGTGAAAAGTATAAAAGAGGGTAAATAACACATCTCCTTTTAAAAACATAACAATGCCATACTAGCCTAATAAGTATAACACGTAAAACTATTATCTTAGCGCGATCCCGCTCAAGGATATCTCAAATTACCAAACACAACATACCTAAAATAAAACACTCTAGCTCTCTCTCGCTCGctccatctttctctctctctttctcgagCCCCTACCTTCTTTCCCTCCTCCTAGGGTTCTGCCTGGCCTTTACTCTGTCTCTCTGTGCATACATGTTTAGCAACTCGTAAGTTGGTCAAGGTTACCTGGTTAAGGGAAATAGAGGAGATAAAAATCTGTCCTAGAAACCGCAAACACCACTCTGTTCAACGGTCCTTTTTagcagaaaaattaaatatttccttcccaaaaccacaaaaataaaGTATAACAACACACTCTCCTGTCTCCTCTGCTCTGCTCCCccatctcctctctctctctctctctctctctctctgttttctgTGCTAGGAAATGAACTGGACTTCTGCTCTCAGAGAGCTGGATTCCTAATTTTCTCTCACATTTCTCCAAAAGCtacatattttacataaaatttcagagAAGCACATTGCCATTTTTGTCAAGAACCCAcctcctttttatttaaaagaagCCACAGATTCCTCCAACAAATCACCTTTCTCACTTTTACCCCCAATTTTTTACTTCCCAAAGGCAGAAGGGCTCAAACTTTAGCAAGAGAGAGATGGGGGGATGTGTTGCCTCCAAGCTGGGGGAAGAAGGAGGAGTTGTGACAATTTGTAGGGAGAGAAAGCGGCAGCTGAAGCTGGCGGTGGAGAAAAGGTACGCTCTTGCGGAGGCGCATTGTAAGTACTGCCATGCTTTGTTTGCGGTGGCTGCCGCCGTGGACTTCTTTGTTGCAGGCTACTCTTCCCCTCCTAAACCTTACCTCATCACATTTTCACCGCACTCTACTCCGGCGGCAGAGGCGGAGGTGGCGGCTCCGCTTCCGATCACTGAAAATGTAATAACCAACCCAATGTTCCTTCAGCATAGGCCGTCTGAGTCGACCCATGAGTCCATTGCTTGTCACTCACGTGGTTCTTCAACGTCCTCAGACTCCTctgaggaggagagagaagaagaggtgCAAAAaacagaagagagagaagaacatggaTGTGGGTACTTTTATATGGAAATGCCACCAGCAATGCTGTCACCACAGAGAGATTTTGGGTGGGATTTCTTCAACCCGTTCGATGCCGTGAGGCCGGAGGTTATAAGCGGGTACAGGCGGAGCTCCGACGAGGATCTGAGGGTGGTGAGGGAGGAGGAAGGGATACCCGAactagaagaggaagaagaggagagtCAGGTAGAAAACAAGGCAGTGGTGGTGGAAGATAACGGCGGAATAGAGCAGCATGACGGCGGAGCTGAGGTGGTGAAGGTGGTTGATGAGGGGGATAATGTGAGGGAGGGGGAGCAAAAGGGGCTTGCTGTGATTGATACACCAGCTGAAGGGAGGGAGCTGTTGGAAGCATTGAAGGACATTGTGGACCTTTTTTCTAGGGCTTCTGATTCTGCAAAGGACGTGTCCAGGATGCTTGATGCTAATAAACTGCAAATGCAGTCTGGTTTGGAGGAAATTAaaggtgggtttttttttttttttttttcaaaacttgaaaattttaatatttatttcctTCTGTTGCTGCATAATTTATAAACTCATTTGCAAAGGGTTTTGGTGATAAATATATATGccataattaatttgtttttttattttttattattaggtTCTTGATCCTTTTGTGATTTCTTTTGTATTCTTGTGTTTGTGTGTCCTGCTTCTAACCACAATCTGGTTGCTAATAAGTTAGTTTGAAATGTTGAGAAATATGTTGTATATTAAGTGAAGGGAGCTGTTATTGGAGTTCCAAAATAGTCATCCGGCAGTCTTTTGGGCTCTCGCCCTGATGAGTATTGttgagtgtcaataacaattcccttgcATGACTCCTTTTTTACTTaaatgtccaaaaccttcctCCCAAATTGCTGCTGACTAACCAATGATTTGGGTTATGGACCTCAACATCTTTTCTTTATCTCACAAAGTTGGAATATTCTTGCACACAGTGGCGGAGCTAGCATGGGGTCATTGGTTGTCATTGACCCCAATAACTTCAAAAACCCCATCtatatttgtttgtatattgtatttgacTCCTATAAATAGTTAagtcaaactaaattacaacatcCTCTTCCTacttcttctattttcttctatcatattgtattccttttctctcttcttgtaTGAAATATTTCTTCTAACATTATCCATTGTAACTTGTATCCACTCTCGACAAGCCTCTACAAGTAATAGTAGTTGTCAACATATGCTGGCATAAGCTTTCGGCATATGTTGACAAGAATTAGTAGGTACTTACTAAGTGCTCGACGAAATGGCCCAATGAAGTTTTTTGGTTTATATTACGACCCAATTATTTGAAAATCCTGACTACGCCACTACTTGCACATGTTCTTCCTTTTAATATTAGGGGAGGAAAAAACTTGGTTCCTTAACGATAAGGAGTCATTCATCTTTGCAGACAAATCACAGTTTGACATGTGTGTAAAAgcttttcttttgtgatttcaACGAGTTACATCACGTGCCAAACTGTGATTTACATGTGACACTTTCCACGTGAGGAGTTAAACAATGTTCACCTAATAAACACTCGGTTTCTGTAGCAATAATGACTCCATATATGATGTGTTTCCTTAGTCCTTCATGTGCTCTATCTGTTGCTATTCTTGAGTCTCTTTGTTTCTATATCCTATTTTACTGCAGAGAACTCAACAAAGCTAATTGAAGCTATAACATGGCATAACTCGACTTCATCGTCTAAGCTTTCGTCATGTAAGAGTCTTGTGGCATCGAGATCTAAGGGTTCGTCAACATGGACGGAATTTAAGAATGATCTTTTCGATGATTATGGTGGAATGGATTCAGGAAGTCATTCACTTACTCTGGAAAGGCTATATGCCTGGGAAAAGAAGCTCTATGAACAAGTTAAGGTAAGCTATTTTCGCACCGTCTCCACGAGTGATCTAGTTCCTTAACTTTACTAATATGGTCTGATGACTTGACATTTGCATTGCCTCTAGGCCGGAGATATGACACGGAAACTTTATGAGAAAAAATGCTCGCGACTTAAACACCACGACATAGGAGACAACGAGACCATGGACAAAACTCGAGCAGCAGTAAAGGATTTATACGCCAGAATCTTAATTGCAATTCAGAGTGCCGAGTCAATTTCCAAGAGAATCCAGATACTGAGAGATGATGAACTGCAGCCTCAAATTGTTGAGTTGTTGAAAGGGTATGGAAGTTTAACAGATTGAACTTAAAGCAGTCGTCCAAATTAGTTTTCGTTGCGGGTTTCATCAGTTTACATTTTCCTTGTATCTTGTGCAGCTTAATGCGCACCTGGAAAATTATGTTGGAATCTCATGAAACCCAACACAAGATCCTTTTCGAGGTGAAATCTTTTGCTGGCTCTGCGTATGGAAAGTTCAGCAACAACTCTCACATGCGTGCTACGCTTCAGCTTCTTGTCGAGCTTCAGAATTGGCATGCGTGCTTTAGGGAGTACGTCGCTGCACAAAAAGCATATGTTGAAACTCTCCACGGTTGGCTAATTAAGTTTGTGGTCCCTGAGGAGGAATTATACTCCAGGAGCAGGAGTTCAGCTGCTC
Encoded proteins:
- the LOC126587648 gene encoding protein ALTERED PHOSPHATE STARVATION RESPONSE 1-like encodes the protein MGGCVASKLGEEGGVVTICRERKRQLKLAVEKRYALAEAHCKYCHALFAVAAAVDFFVAGYSSPPKPYLITFSPHSTPAAEAEVAAPLPITENVITNPMFLQHRPSESTHESIACHSRGSSTSSDSSEEEREEEVQKTEEREEHGCGYFYMEMPPAMLSPQRDFGWDFFNPFDAVRPEVISGYRRSSDEDLRVVREEEGIPELEEEEEESQVENKAVVVEDNGGIEQHDGGAEVVKVVDEGDNVREGEQKGLAVIDTPAEGRELLEALKDIVDLFSRASDSAKDVSRMLDANKLQMQSGLEEIKENSTKLIEAITWHNSTSSSKLSSCKSLVASRSKGSSTWTEFKNDLFDDYGGMDSGSHSLTLERLYAWEKKLYEQVKAGDMTRKLYEKKCSRLKHHDIGDNETMDKTRAAVKDLYARILIAIQSAESISKRIQILRDDELQPQIVELLKGLMRTWKIMLESHETQHKILFEVKSFAGSAYGKFSNNSHMRATLQLLVELQNWHACFREYVAAQKAYVETLHGWLIKFVVPEEELYSRSRSSAAPYGVNGPPLLLICHDWLSSMEKLPDTLVTIALRSFTKDVRALLNQQGEEQKQKRKVDSLAKELDRRIRAFQKTESRFLEPKLVEQKCETDIEHKTESLTERKEQIDMFRRKVDMEREKHQNYVQETQRVTLNVIQTGFCSVFESLAEFSRASQKLYGDLVTCSENADKAGNPAYIEGGTKDDENGSR